The Williamsia sp. DF01-3 genome has a window encoding:
- a CDS encoding HNH endonuclease — MSRTKSQREKVHAGSERVPHHSGNSSVTTLTPGSRGTSVDAIGGPPARMNTRWGKHRVLLLNATYEPLAAISIRRAIVLVLRERADVIHEDGAGPLIHSAEMALAVPSVIRLRNYVRVPYRAVVPMTRAALMQRDRSRCGYCGGKADTIDHVVPRSRGGTHTWDNCVACCASCNHKKADRLLGELGWTLKATLSAPKGRHWRLLATVKDFDPAWSRYLDSGAA; from the coding sequence ATGTCGCGTACGAAGTCGCAGCGGGAAAAGGTCCACGCGGGGTCTGAACGCGTGCCCCATCACTCCGGTAACTCCTCTGTGACCACCTTGACGCCTGGGTCTCGCGGCACCTCGGTAGATGCCATCGGCGGGCCGCCCGCGCGGATGAACACACGATGGGGGAAACACCGGGTACTCCTTCTCAATGCCACCTACGAACCCCTCGCGGCTATCTCGATACGCAGGGCGATAGTCCTGGTGCTGCGCGAACGGGCCGACGTCATCCACGAGGATGGTGCCGGCCCTCTCATTCATTCGGCAGAAATGGCGCTCGCGGTGCCGTCTGTGATCCGGCTCCGCAACTACGTGCGGGTGCCGTACCGGGCGGTGGTCCCGATGACCAGAGCAGCATTGATGCAGCGCGATCGATCCCGCTGCGGCTATTGCGGCGGTAAGGCGGACACGATCGACCACGTCGTCCCCCGGAGCCGCGGGGGTACCCACACGTGGGACAACTGCGTCGCGTGCTGCGCCTCCTGCAACCACAAGAAGGCGGACCGCCTGCTCGGCGAACTCGGCTGGACCCTCAAGGCAACTCTGAGCGCACCCAAGGGGCGCCATTGGCGTCTTCTCGCGACCGTCAAAGACTTCGACCCCGCATGGTCGCGATACCTCGACTCGGGTGCCGCGTAG
- a CDS encoding glycoside hydrolase family 13 protein — protein MQSDYPLWWQNAVFYQIYPRSFSDNNGDGVGDLAGVIDKLGYLELLGIDAIWLSPVMKSPMADHGYDVSDPRDVDPLFGGLEALDLLIAEAHGRGIKITMDLVPNHTSDQHAWFVEALSAEPGSPARERYIFRDGKGENGDEPPNNWPSVFGGPAWTRTTGPDGEPGQWYLHLFAPEQPDLNWDNPEVFADLERTLRFWLDRGVDGFRIDVAHGMAKPDGLPDMDHEAFGLLTNDDDDPRFNNDGVHDIHRLIRGVLDDYPDAMTVGEIWVKDNTRFAEYVRPDELHLGFNFRLAKVGFDSEEIREAIEHSLEAVATVSGTPTWTLSNHDVEREVTRYADDTDPRAGLDRARAMILVELALPGAAFIYNGAELGLPNAELPDEALQDPVWERSGHTERGRDGCRIPLPWEGETPPFAFSSNTKTWLPIPPEWSNLTVESQLEDLESTLSLYRLAIELRKTRPEFAGESIEWYGAPPGCLAFRRSLGKLVCALNAGPDPIGLPPGELLLSSSPLVDGKLPPNAAAWLV, from the coding sequence GTGCAGTCGGACTATCCACTGTGGTGGCAGAACGCGGTTTTCTACCAGATCTATCCGCGCTCGTTCTCGGACAACAACGGGGACGGGGTCGGCGATCTGGCCGGTGTCATCGACAAGCTCGGCTACCTCGAACTGCTGGGCATCGACGCCATCTGGCTCAGCCCCGTCATGAAGTCACCGATGGCCGACCACGGCTACGACGTGTCCGACCCTCGCGATGTCGACCCCCTGTTCGGTGGCCTCGAAGCCCTCGATCTGCTCATCGCCGAGGCACACGGGCGAGGCATCAAGATCACCATGGATTTGGTGCCCAATCACACCAGCGACCAGCACGCCTGGTTCGTCGAAGCCCTCTCCGCCGAGCCCGGGAGCCCGGCGCGCGAACGCTACATCTTCCGCGACGGCAAGGGAGAGAACGGCGACGAGCCGCCCAACAATTGGCCCAGCGTTTTCGGCGGCCCGGCGTGGACACGCACCACCGGGCCCGACGGCGAGCCCGGACAGTGGTATCTGCATCTGTTCGCACCCGAACAACCCGACTTGAACTGGGACAACCCAGAGGTGTTCGCCGACCTCGAGCGCACGCTGCGGTTCTGGCTCGACCGTGGAGTGGACGGGTTCCGGATCGATGTGGCACACGGCATGGCCAAACCCGACGGTCTCCCGGACATGGACCACGAAGCTTTTGGCCTGCTCACCAACGACGACGACGATCCGCGGTTCAACAACGACGGTGTGCACGACATCCACCGCCTGATCCGCGGGGTACTCGACGACTACCCCGATGCGATGACCGTCGGCGAGATCTGGGTCAAGGACAACACCCGATTCGCCGAATACGTGCGCCCTGACGAGCTCCACCTCGGCTTCAACTTCCGCCTGGCAAAGGTGGGTTTCGATTCCGAGGAGATCCGCGAAGCCATCGAACATTCTCTCGAAGCCGTTGCAACAGTGTCCGGCACACCCACCTGGACGTTGTCGAACCACGATGTGGAGCGCGAGGTCACCAGGTACGCCGACGACACCGATCCACGCGCGGGGCTCGACCGCGCACGCGCGATGATCCTCGTCGAGCTGGCCTTGCCGGGTGCGGCATTCATCTACAACGGTGCCGAACTCGGGTTGCCGAATGCCGAGCTGCCGGACGAGGCACTACAGGATCCGGTGTGGGAACGCTCCGGCCATACCGAGCGTGGCCGCGACGGCTGCCGAATTCCCCTGCCCTGGGAAGGCGAGACACCCCCCTTCGCGTTCTCCAGCAACACCAAGACCTGGTTGCCGATCCCGCCGGAGTGGTCGAACCTCACCGTCGAGTCGCAACTCGAGGATCTGGAGTCGACGCTGTCGCTCTACCGGCTGGCGATCGAACTGCGTAAGACCCGTCCGGAGTTCGCCGGAGAGAGCATCGAATGGTACGGCGCACCTCCCGGATGCTTGGCGTTTCGCCGGTCGCTCGGCAAGCTGGTGTGCGCGCTCAACGCCGGGCCGGACCCCATCGGACTCCCGCCCGGAGAGCTGCTGCTCAGCAGCAGTCCCCTGGTCGACGGGAAACTCCCACCGAACGCCGCGGCGTGGCTGGTCTGA
- a CDS encoding globin, producing the protein MVPVTDSSQTDPAGDAGSTQTEPVRTFYDAVGGEQTFVDLVARFYQEVAADEILRPLYPEEDLGPAERRMRMFLIQYWGGPRTYSDERGHPRLRMRHNPFRVGPLERDAWLRCMHTAIASIDSTRLDPPHRQALTEYMEMAAQSMVNTPI; encoded by the coding sequence ATGGTCCCCGTGACTGATTCATCGCAGACGGACCCGGCCGGCGACGCCGGTTCCACGCAGACGGAGCCGGTCCGTACGTTCTACGACGCGGTGGGCGGCGAGCAGACGTTCGTCGATCTCGTGGCGCGCTTCTATCAGGAAGTGGCAGCCGACGAGATCCTCCGGCCCTTGTACCCCGAGGAAGACCTGGGACCGGCAGAACGCCGAATGCGCATGTTCCTCATCCAGTACTGGGGCGGGCCGCGCACCTACTCCGACGAGCGCGGGCATCCGCGGCTGCGGATGCGACACAACCCCTTCCGTGTCGGCCCACTCGAACGGGACGCCTGGCTCAGATGCATGCACACAGCCATCGCCTCCATCGATTCCACCCGGCTCGACCCGCCTCACCGGCAGGCGCTCACCGAATACATGGAGATGGCGGCTCAATCCATGGTGAATACACCTATCTGA
- a CDS encoding DUF5130 family protein: MASGEIVRANIDPDTLPMGATVTGSGRVSAARFPGAAPGTPPFRRDELVALDDALSDATDRTGIRFSIYIGDLGPDAFAGASAVLPSVPEPEHAALIAVSPNTKDVVVISGREVAPRLNDRVAQLGVTAAIAGIRAGDLVDGLISAVRVIASAVTIR; the protein is encoded by the coding sequence GTGGCAAGTGGTGAAATCGTAAGGGCGAACATCGACCCTGACACCCTCCCCATGGGTGCCACGGTGACCGGTAGCGGGCGCGTCTCGGCTGCCCGGTTCCCCGGTGCCGCACCGGGCACGCCGCCGTTTCGGCGTGACGAACTGGTTGCGCTCGACGATGCACTGTCCGACGCCACGGATCGGACGGGCATCCGCTTCTCGATCTACATCGGTGACCTCGGACCCGACGCGTTCGCAGGCGCGTCGGCGGTGCTGCCGAGCGTGCCCGAACCCGAACACGCGGCGTTGATCGCGGTCTCGCCGAACACCAAAGATGTTGTGGTCATCTCCGGCCGGGAAGTCGCTCCGCGGCTCAACGACCGAGTTGCTCAGCTGGGCGTGACCGCCGCGATCGCAGGTATCCGCGCGGGCGATCTCGTCGACGGATTGATCTCGGCGGTCCGGGTCATCGCTTCGGCGGTCACGATCCGCTGA
- a CDS encoding NAD-glutamate dehydrogenase codes for MTGSTKTDLADSRGDDSSEAIKALLPQTVAPYFHGPGSADETTWDELGPEQRSQLNTHVKIAYTRSDGVALTDVAFDGSAVSVSMVTDDMPLLVESVVAALEASGLMVARIDHPIMLVVRDDRGELREIVDSDKPSDTVRTGQQVESWIHVDAVPRVSPIDIDVVRTELDTVIGRIADVHEDRAPMLDLLTGLADTYSSYLTTTLPDGLDPAAGEDFARLLRWLAENNLTPFGYLHCDGAGPDRTPLRSSGLGVWRTADVEHKATQGTGAVAVQQLYLPTRIQRSNFPSLIQIDDYDDNGRRVGEHVFVGRFTPTALHENIFDIPVLDTKVGEVLAAAEVEAESYTGMAMLELLQTFPRSELFSLQAGELARTLTEVLEAVPNRQLRVFLRPDPAGEIVSALVYLPRDRYTTRLRETLQNELLGELGGDALEYTARVSESPLALLHVAMRISSPACAELGDLAVGSPGQVAIQDRLIAAARGWDERLRQVAANSSGVAGPEVVAFYAATLPDSYKDIRAPSEAYTDIDVVQGLDDGAFEVRLHRPVGDDAESAEKSPAQQHWRFAIYLCGRSATLTEVLPVLHSLGVNVLDERPYELRRPDGQTCHVYEFSLSLAEGMAVDEQTTDDVEHRFTDAFAQIWRGDAEVDDFNELVFRCGLNWREAAVLRAYSKYLRQCGSSYSNNHVASVLGAHPAITKALVELFAASFDPDAADDDRRSEVLDGLSADVGSIISLDVDRIISAYISVISATVRTNYYVAAEHDSSRNVLAFKLRPRDIPQTPEPRPLYEIYVYSPRVEGVHLRFGSVARGGLRWSDRREDFRTEILGLVKAQAVKNAVIVPVGSKGGFVVKRPPLPTGDPTADRDAYRAEGVECYRHFISGLLDLTDNIDQKSGNVTAPTRVVRRDDDDPYLVVAADKGTATFSDIANDVAGQYGFWLGDAFASGGSAGYDHKAMGITARGAWEAVKRHFREMGVDTQTEDFTVVGIGDMSGDVFGNGMLLSGHIRLTAAFDHRHIFIDPDPDAEKSFAERQRLFELPRSSWADYNTELISEGGGVWSRDRKSIDISPQIAKALGVPEDVSTLSPPELIRAILLAPADLLWNGGIGTYVKASTQSHEAVGDKANDAIRVDGNELRVKVVGEGGNLGVTELGRIEFDLSGGRINTDAMDNSAGVDCSDHEVNIKILLDSQVSAGELAAEDRNPLLESMTEEVGDLVLADNVSQNAELGTSRSQAAESAEVYARLLKELAGRGVNLKLEALPRPAELIKRGESTGRHGLTSPELATLMAHVKLALKSDMLGGDLPDNDVFSPRLRTYFPVPLRERFGEGIANHPLRREIVTTAVVNDLVDNAGITHVFRLCEGSGSTSLDVVRSYQAVTQIFGLHGLWQDIASAPCSVPTTDAMITYARRLLFRASRWMIAGRPQPLAMAAEVTRYAALVAELSPQLPGWLRGSSADGVERRAQRLRDDGVPAEVAEAVAVSLHRFCLLDIIDAAEISDREPAEVGELYFEVMDHLGVEDLLTAVSDLDRKDRWHSLARLALRDDLHSTLRSLCLVILDSAEPDESPAEKIADWELSNSSRLARVRTTLSDIAELGELDLATLSVAARQLRSSIR; via the coding sequence ATGACCGGATCAACGAAAACGGACCTGGCGGATTCGCGGGGCGACGATTCCTCGGAAGCGATCAAAGCGCTTCTGCCGCAGACTGTGGCCCCCTATTTTCACGGGCCCGGCAGTGCCGACGAGACCACCTGGGATGAGCTGGGGCCGGAGCAACGGTCCCAGCTCAACACCCACGTGAAGATCGCGTACACGCGCTCGGACGGCGTTGCGCTGACCGACGTCGCGTTCGACGGCAGTGCGGTGTCGGTCTCGATGGTCACCGATGACATGCCGCTGCTGGTGGAATCGGTGGTCGCAGCACTCGAGGCCTCAGGACTGATGGTGGCCCGCATCGACCATCCGATCATGCTCGTCGTCCGCGACGACCGCGGCGAGCTGCGAGAGATAGTCGATTCCGACAAGCCCAGCGACACGGTCCGAACCGGCCAGCAGGTCGAATCATGGATCCATGTCGATGCCGTTCCACGGGTGTCGCCGATCGACATCGATGTGGTGAGAACCGAACTCGACACCGTGATCGGCCGCATCGCCGATGTGCACGAAGACCGCGCGCCGATGCTCGATCTGCTGACCGGGCTGGCCGACACCTACTCGTCGTATCTGACGACAACACTTCCCGACGGGCTGGACCCGGCTGCGGGAGAAGACTTCGCGCGTCTGTTGCGGTGGTTGGCGGAGAACAATTTGACCCCGTTCGGTTACCTGCATTGCGACGGGGCGGGGCCCGATCGCACGCCGCTCCGATCCTCGGGCCTCGGCGTATGGCGCACCGCGGACGTCGAACACAAGGCGACCCAAGGAACAGGTGCTGTCGCCGTGCAGCAGCTGTATTTGCCTACGCGCATACAGCGGTCCAACTTTCCGAGTTTGATCCAGATCGACGATTACGACGACAACGGCCGCCGTGTCGGCGAGCACGTCTTCGTGGGCAGGTTCACGCCCACCGCATTGCACGAGAACATCTTCGACATCCCGGTATTGGACACCAAGGTGGGTGAGGTGCTGGCGGCCGCCGAGGTCGAGGCCGAGTCGTACACCGGTATGGCGATGCTCGAACTCCTGCAGACGTTCCCGCGGTCAGAGCTGTTCTCCTTGCAGGCCGGCGAGCTCGCCCGAACACTCACCGAAGTGCTCGAGGCGGTTCCCAATCGCCAGCTCCGGGTGTTCCTGCGTCCGGACCCGGCGGGCGAGATCGTCTCCGCCCTGGTCTATCTGCCGAGAGACCGTTACACCACGCGGCTACGAGAGACGTTGCAGAACGAATTGCTGGGCGAATTGGGCGGCGACGCACTGGAATACACCGCAAGGGTCAGCGAATCGCCCTTGGCTCTTCTGCATGTGGCGATGCGCATCTCCTCGCCCGCGTGCGCCGAGCTCGGGGATCTTGCTGTCGGATCACCGGGTCAGGTGGCCATCCAGGACAGGCTCATCGCAGCTGCACGAGGCTGGGATGAACGGCTGAGGCAGGTGGCGGCCAACAGCTCCGGAGTCGCCGGCCCGGAGGTGGTCGCGTTCTACGCCGCAACCCTTCCTGACAGCTACAAGGACATCCGCGCCCCGTCGGAGGCCTACACCGATATCGATGTGGTGCAGGGCCTCGACGACGGCGCGTTCGAGGTGCGGTTGCATCGTCCGGTCGGCGATGACGCTGAATCCGCGGAAAAGAGCCCGGCGCAACAACATTGGCGGTTCGCCATCTATCTGTGCGGCCGGTCGGCGACTTTGACCGAGGTGTTGCCCGTGCTGCACAGCCTCGGCGTCAACGTCCTCGACGAACGGCCGTATGAACTACGACGTCCTGATGGTCAGACGTGCCACGTCTACGAGTTCAGTCTCTCGCTCGCCGAGGGTATGGCGGTCGACGAACAGACCACCGACGACGTCGAACATCGGTTCACCGACGCATTCGCACAGATCTGGCGCGGTGATGCAGAGGTGGACGATTTCAACGAACTCGTGTTCCGCTGCGGCCTGAACTGGCGTGAAGCGGCAGTGTTGCGTGCCTATTCCAAATATCTGCGTCAGTGCGGTTCGTCCTACAGCAACAATCACGTGGCGTCGGTTCTGGGCGCACACCCGGCGATCACCAAGGCGCTCGTCGAGTTGTTCGCGGCGTCGTTCGATCCCGACGCAGCTGACGATGACCGGCGGTCAGAGGTGCTCGACGGTCTGTCGGCCGACGTCGGGTCGATCATCAGCCTCGACGTCGATCGCATCATCAGTGCCTACATCTCGGTGATCTCGGCGACCGTGCGTACCAATTACTACGTTGCCGCTGAACATGATTCGTCGCGGAACGTCCTCGCTTTCAAGTTGCGCCCCAGAGACATTCCGCAGACGCCGGAACCACGTCCGCTGTATGAGATCTACGTCTATTCTCCCCGGGTGGAGGGCGTCCACCTGAGATTCGGGTCGGTGGCTCGCGGCGGATTGCGTTGGTCGGACCGGCGTGAGGACTTCCGGACCGAGATCCTCGGGTTGGTCAAGGCGCAGGCAGTGAAGAACGCAGTCATCGTGCCGGTTGGTTCCAAAGGCGGATTCGTGGTCAAGCGGCCGCCGTTACCGACGGGGGACCCCACCGCGGATCGGGACGCCTACCGTGCAGAGGGAGTGGAGTGCTACCGCCACTTCATCTCAGGACTGCTCGACCTCACCGACAACATCGACCAGAAATCGGGGAACGTCACCGCGCCCACGCGGGTGGTACGCCGCGACGATGACGATCCCTACTTGGTGGTCGCCGCGGACAAGGGCACCGCCACGTTCTCCGACATCGCCAACGATGTTGCGGGGCAATACGGGTTCTGGCTCGGGGATGCGTTCGCCTCCGGCGGTTCGGCCGGATACGACCACAAGGCGATGGGCATCACGGCCAGAGGCGCCTGGGAGGCGGTCAAACGTCACTTCCGAGAGATGGGCGTCGACACCCAGACCGAGGACTTCACGGTGGTGGGCATCGGCGACATGAGCGGCGATGTCTTCGGTAACGGCATGCTGCTGTCGGGGCACATTCGATTGACCGCGGCATTCGACCACCGTCACATCTTCATCGATCCCGACCCCGATGCGGAGAAGTCATTCGCCGAACGACAGCGTTTGTTCGAACTGCCGCGCTCATCGTGGGCCGATTACAACACCGAGTTGATCAGCGAAGGTGGCGGCGTGTGGTCGCGCGACCGCAAGTCCATCGACATCAGCCCCCAGATCGCGAAGGCCCTGGGTGTGCCCGAGGACGTCTCGACGCTCTCGCCCCCGGAACTGATCCGCGCCATCCTGCTCGCTCCCGCCGATCTGCTGTGGAACGGCGGCATCGGAACGTATGTGAAGGCGAGCACCCAGTCGCATGAAGCGGTGGGGGACAAGGCGAACGACGCGATCCGCGTGGACGGGAACGAGTTGCGCGTCAAGGTCGTCGGCGAGGGCGGCAACCTCGGAGTCACCGAACTGGGTCGTATCGAGTTCGATCTGAGCGGTGGACGGATCAACACCGATGCGATGGACAATTCGGCCGGCGTCGATTGCTCTGATCACGAGGTGAACATCAAGATCCTGCTCGACTCCCAGGTGTCGGCCGGTGAATTGGCCGCTGAGGATCGAAATCCGTTGCTGGAGTCCATGACCGAAGAAGTCGGCGACCTCGTGCTGGCCGACAACGTGTCACAGAACGCCGAGCTGGGGACCAGCCGATCGCAGGCGGCCGAGTCGGCCGAGGTCTACGCGAGGTTGCTCAAGGAGCTCGCCGGCCGTGGAGTCAACCTGAAGCTCGAGGCACTCCCTCGTCCGGCTGAACTGATCAAGCGCGGTGAGTCCACCGGACGTCATGGCCTGACGTCGCCGGAGCTGGCCACGTTGATGGCGCACGTGAAGTTGGCGCTCAAGTCCGACATGCTGGGCGGTGACCTGCCCGACAATGACGTCTTCTCGCCACGACTGAGGACGTACTTCCCCGTGCCGCTGCGAGAGCGGTTCGGCGAAGGAATTGCCAACCACCCGCTGCGTCGCGAGATCGTCACGACGGCAGTGGTGAACGACCTCGTGGACAACGCGGGGATCACCCATGTGTTCCGTCTGTGTGAGGGGAGCGGATCGACATCGCTCGACGTGGTGCGCTCATATCAGGCGGTCACGCAGATATTCGGGTTGCACGGGTTGTGGCAGGACATCGCGTCGGCGCCCTGCTCTGTCCCGACCACCGACGCCATGATCACCTACGCGCGACGGCTGCTCTTTCGCGCGTCGCGCTGGATGATCGCGGGTCGGCCGCAACCTCTCGCGATGGCAGCCGAGGTGACGCGCTACGCCGCGCTTGTCGCCGAACTGTCGCCCCAGTTACCGGGTTGGCTTCGTGGCAGTTCCGCCGACGGGGTCGAGCGTCGCGCCCAGCGCTTGCGCGATGACGGTGTGCCCGCCGAGGTCGCCGAGGCCGTCGCCGTCAGCCTGCACCGGTTCTGCCTGCTCGACATCATCGACGCGGCCGAGATTTCGGACCGAGAGCCTGCCGAGGTGGGGGAGTTGTACTTCGAGGTGATGGATCATCTCGGCGTCGAGGATCTGTTGACCGCGGTGTCCGACCTGGACCGCAAAGACCGCTGGCACTCGCTCGCCCGGCTGGCGTTGCGCGACGACCTGCACAGCACGCTGCGATCGCTCTGTCTGGTGATCCTGGATTCGGCCGAGCCCGACGAGTCACCTGCTGAGAAGATCGCCGACTGGGAACTCAGCAACTCCTCGCGCCTCGCCCGCGTGCGGACGACCCTGTCCGACATCGCCGAATTGGGCGAACTCGATCTCGCGACGCTGTCGGTGGCGGCGCGTCAGCTCAGGAGTTCGATCCGCTGA
- the ettA gene encoding energy-dependent translational throttle protein EttA produces MPEFIYTMKKVRKAHGDKVILDDVTMSFYPGAKIGVVGPNGAGKSSILKIMAGIDQPSNGEAFLDPNATVGILMQEPKLNEEKTVRQNVEEGMGLIKEQLDRFNEIAELMATDYSDELMEEMGKLQEALDHGDAWDLDSQLEQAMDALRCPPADEPVTHLSGGERRRVALCKLLLQKPDLLLLDEPTNHLDAESVLWLEQYLAAYHGAVLAVTHDRYFLDHVAQWICEVDRGKLHPYEGNYSTYLEKKAERLEVQGKKDQKLQRRLKEELAWVRSGSKARQTKNKARLGRYEEMAAEADKMRKLDFEEIQIPTPPRLGDVVVEVKNLDKGFDGRVLIKDLSFTLPRNGIVGVIGPNGVGKTTLFKTIVGLEEPDSGIVKVGETVKLSYVDQNRSNIDPKKNVWEVVSEGQDFITVGQNEMPSRAYVSAFGFKGPDQQKKAEVLSGGERNRLNLALTLKEGGNLILLDEPTNDLDVETLGSLENALELFPGCAVVISHDRWFLDRTCTHILAWEGNVEEGKWFWFEGNFEAYEANKIERLGADAARPHSVTHRKLTRD; encoded by the coding sequence GTGCCAGAATTTATCTACACAATGAAGAAGGTGCGTAAAGCGCACGGCGACAAGGTGATTCTCGATGACGTCACCATGTCCTTCTACCCAGGCGCCAAGATCGGTGTGGTCGGGCCCAACGGCGCCGGCAAGTCGTCGATCCTGAAGATCATGGCGGGTATCGATCAACCGTCCAACGGCGAGGCGTTCCTCGATCCCAATGCGACCGTCGGCATCCTCATGCAGGAGCCCAAGCTGAACGAAGAGAAGACGGTTCGGCAGAACGTCGAAGAAGGCATGGGCCTGATCAAGGAGCAGCTCGACCGCTTCAACGAGATCGCCGAACTCATGGCCACCGACTACTCCGACGAGCTCATGGAAGAGATGGGCAAGCTGCAGGAGGCGCTCGACCACGGTGATGCGTGGGACCTCGACTCCCAGCTCGAGCAGGCGATGGACGCACTGCGGTGCCCGCCGGCCGACGAGCCGGTCACCCATCTGTCCGGTGGTGAGCGTCGCCGCGTCGCGCTGTGCAAGCTGCTGCTGCAAAAACCCGACCTGCTGCTCCTCGACGAGCCCACCAACCACCTCGACGCCGAGAGCGTGCTCTGGCTCGAGCAGTACCTGGCGGCGTACCACGGCGCCGTCTTGGCCGTCACCCACGACCGGTACTTCCTCGATCACGTCGCGCAGTGGATCTGCGAGGTCGACCGCGGCAAGCTCCACCCCTACGAGGGCAACTACTCCACCTACCTGGAGAAGAAGGCAGAGCGTCTCGAGGTCCAGGGCAAGAAGGACCAGAAGCTCCAACGCCGGCTCAAGGAAGAGCTCGCCTGGGTGCGGTCGGGCTCGAAGGCGCGCCAGACCAAGAACAAGGCCCGTCTCGGCCGTTATGAAGAGATGGCTGCCGAGGCCGACAAGATGCGCAAGCTCGACTTCGAAGAGATCCAGATCCCGACCCCGCCGCGCCTCGGCGACGTGGTGGTCGAGGTCAAGAACCTCGACAAGGGCTTCGACGGCCGCGTGCTGATCAAGGACCTGTCGTTCACGCTGCCGCGCAACGGAATCGTCGGCGTCATCGGCCCCAACGGTGTTGGTAAGACAACTCTGTTCAAGACGATCGTCGGACTCGAAGAACCGGATTCCGGCATCGTCAAGGTCGGCGAGACGGTCAAACTGAGCTACGTCGACCAGAACCGCTCGAACATCGACCCGAAGAAGAACGTGTGGGAGGTCGTGTCCGAAGGGCAGGATTTCATCACAGTCGGCCAGAACGAGATGCCCTCGCGCGCCTACGTCAGTGCATTCGGCTTCAAGGGGCCTGATCAGCAGAAGAAGGCAGAAGTGCTCTCCGGTGGTGAGCGCAACCGTCTGAACCTGGCCCTGACTCTCAAAGAGGGCGGCAACCTGATCCTGCTCGACGAGCCGACGAACGACCTCGACGTGGAGACGCTCGGTTCGCTGGAAAACGCACTCGAGCTGTTCCCGGGTTGCGCGGTGGTCATCTCCCACGACCGGTGGTTCCTCGACCGCACCTGTACCCACATCCTGGCGTGGGAGGGCAACGTCGAAGAAGGCAAGTGGTTCTGGTTTGAAGGCAACTTCGAGGCCTATGAGGCGAACAAAATCGAGCGTCTTGGCGCGGACGCAGCCCGACCGCATTCGGTCACCCACCGAAAGCTGACGCGCGACTAG